TATCATTAAAATCATTGAAAAACCGAATTTTAGCCTTAAAATCCTTTGTTTTAAATTGAGATTTCTTAATTTCGCCGCCGAATCATTTAAACTGTAATCATGATTAAAAAATCCTACTATATTTTACTTTCAGTTTTATTATTAAGTGCTTGTGGCTCTTTTCACCGAATCAATAAAAACCGCCATACGACTTTTAAAAAAACTAAAGTGGACAATAGCGTGAGTGGTCGCGCGAGAACGGTTCTTAACGAAGCGCATTACTATTTCGGGACACCATATAAATATGGCGGAACGACTAAAAAAGGCATGGATTGTTCGGGATTACTTTGGAATTCGTACCAAAAAGTAAATATTCAGCTGCCACGCGTTTCTCGTGAGCAAGCGGAATATGGTATGAAAGTTAAATTAAAAAATGTTCAGCCTGGAGATGCGGTTTTCTTCAATACATCGGGTAGTGGGATTTCGCACGCAGGCATCGTAGACCGAGTTTCTGGCGGCGAGATTTTCTTTATCCACGCATCTTCCTCAAAAGGAGTAATGGTGAGCTCGCTCGAAGAGCCTTATTGGAAAAAAAGATTTGTAAAAGCAGTGCGCTACTTGCACTAAATATTGGTATAATCCAATTCTTTTAATTTTTTGCGATAAAGGTTTAGTAATTTAGATTTGGAAATAAATCCAATGAATTCTTTGTCGTTTAACACTGGCAAAACCCAAGAGCCCGTTTCTTCAAATTTCTGAAGAATGGTTTTTGGGTTATCTTTTCCTTTGATGATGATGGCTGGCGGTGCTGTGGTGAGATCCATGATGGGCATTGTTCCATATTGTTGCACTTCAAACAATGTTTTTCGGTATTCGTTTACATTGACTACACCTATGAATTCATAATTTTCATTAATCACGGGAAAAACATTTCTTTTACTCATTTCTACTAAACGAACGAGTGCTCCTAAGTAATCAGATTTCTTCAATTTATGAACATTGGTTTCCGTGATTTCATCAATATTCATATCGATTAAAATGTTGGAATCTTTGTCGTGTGTCGTAAGTTC
This Ornithobacterium rhinotracheale DNA region includes the following protein-coding sequences:
- a CDS encoding C40 family peptidase translates to MIKKSYYILLSVLLLSACGSFHRINKNRHTTFKKTKVDNSVSGRARTVLNEAHYYFGTPYKYGGTTKKGMDCSGLLWNSYQKVNIQLPRVSREQAEYGMKVKLKNVQPGDAVFFNTSGSGISHAGIVDRVSGGEIFFIHASSSKGVMVSSLEEPYWKKRFVKAVRYLH